Proteins from a single region of Oreochromis niloticus isolate F11D_XX linkage group LG7, O_niloticus_UMD_NMBU, whole genome shotgun sequence:
- the LOC100694613 gene encoding zinc finger protein 703, with translation MKYLPSGSAADRVSARIELSETSDPKKSRPGAVLSLLTPLDPLRQAKRLPIRVIKMLTAHTGHLLHPEYLQPLTPAPVSIELDAKKSPLALLAQTCSQIGKPDPPSSSKLNSSCSQGDKEPSSRSSVSSLKLGEHRHALEDKSSFKPYNKGSGECRRDGATSSSGSGSDKVGFRVPSSSSSTANGNSTSGQQSYPPHAVSPSSRARSSTPPGHAQQLSKQSHSPSGQHAPHSQSPTGESARDQSSPTSTSSNNNNNNNINPKKDAEVNKASSDSPHHANSSHVRASTNCSNGSSDGGSNHDAGKAEPTQPNLGPGHVTPISPYKTSQPLFPLPSSNMGYHGSVVGGYAGYPSQFVPGLDPTKSSLSVGSMGVPGKHPSSSPLTGASPPSFMQGLCRDPYCLSYPTVSHLGGSNCNSCIHDPSSTLKSSFPLVYPSHPLHSLHQSSLSSSASSSLSHPLYTYGFMLPNDPLPHACNWVSAGGPCDKRFATSDELLAHLRTHTALPVGMDSKLLSVSSSGPASCHLHLPHQNSPGSMPSSLSLRAPPSLGLARYHPYSKVHLPSGPSSISLHSLPTTGPYYPHYALYSQRLGSASALGYQ, from the exons ATGAAATATCTCCCTTCAGGATCAGCTGCTGATCGAGTTAGCGCGCGGATCGAGCTCAGTGAGACCAGCGACCCTAAGAAGTCCCGTCCCGGTGCCGTGCTGTCTTTGTTGACCCCTCTGGACCCACTTCGACAGGCAAAGCGGCTTCCTATCCGAGTTATCAAGATGTTGACGGCGCACACCGGACACTTGCTACACCCGGAATATTTACAGCCTCTAACACCCGCACCAGTGAGCATCGAG CTGGATGCAAAGAAGAGCCCCCTCGCCCTGCTTGCTCAGACCTGCTCTCAGATTGGTAAACCGGACCCTCCTTCTTCCTCCAAGCTCAACTCCTCCTGCAGCCAGGGGGACAAGGAGCCCAGCAGTCGGTCATCTGTCTCCAGCCTGAAGCTCGGCGAGCACCGCCACGCCCTGGAGGACAAATCCAGCTTCAAGCCCTACAACAAAGGCAGCGGTGAATGTCGCAGAGACGGAGCCACCAGCAGCAGCGGCTCCGGGAGTGACAAAGTCGGCTTCAGGGTGCCCAGCAGCAGTAGCTCTACCGCTAATGGAAATTCGACCAGTGGCCAGCAGTCCTATCCGCCTCACGCTGTGTCGCCCAGCTCCAGAGCCAGGAGCAGCACCCCACCGGGACACGCTCAGCAGCTTTCCAAACAGAGCCACTCTCCAAGTGGACAGCACGCCCCTCACTCCCAGAGTCCCACTGGTGAATCTGCACGTGACCAGAGCAGTCCCACCAGCACGAgcagcaataataataacaacaataacataAATCCCAAAAAAGACGCTGAGGTAAACAAGGCCAGCTCGGACAGCCCGCACCACGCAAACTCCAGTCACGTTCGGGCCAGCACAAACTGCAGTAACGGAAGCTCTGACGGAGGCTCCAACCATGACGCAGGCAAAGCAGAGCCCACCCAGCCTAACCTCGGCCCTGGACATGTTACGCCCATTTCTCCTTATAAGACCAGCCAGCCGCTCTTCCCTCTGCCTTCCTCAAATATGGGCTACCACGGATCTGTAGTGGGGGGCTACGCAGGCTACCCATCCCAGTTTGTTCCTGGGCTGGACCCGACCAAGTCGAGCCTGAGCGTGGGCAGCATGGGAGTACCAGGAAAGCACCCAAGCTCCAGCCCTCTTACGGGCgcctcccctccctccttcaTGCAGGGTTTATGCAGGGACCCCTACTGTCTAAGTTACCCAACTGTATCCCATCTTGGTGGAAGCAACTGCAACTCCTGCATCCACGACCCTTCCTCCACCCTCAAATCCAGCTTCCCACTGGTGTACCCCTCCCACCCCCTCCACTCTCTCCACCAAAGCTCCTTGTCATCCAGTGcatcctcctccctctctcatCCCCTCTACACCTACGGCTTCATGCTCCCCaatgatcccctgccacatgcCTGCAACTGGGTCTCGGCCGGAGGGCCGTGCGACAAGCGCTTCGCAACGTCAGACGAACTCCTGGCTCACCTCCGCACGCACACAGCCCTGCCGGTGGGGATGGACAGTAAGCTGCTCTCTGTTTCCTCCTCAGGGCCTGCCTCCTGCCACCTTCACCTCCCACATCAGAACAGTCCAGGCTCCATGCccagctctctttctctcagggCTCCCCCCAGCCTGGGTTTGGCTCGCTATCACCCCTACAGTAAGGTCCATCTCCCCTCTGGACCCTCCTCCATCTCCCTGCACTCTCTGCCCACCACAGGTCCATACTACCCTCATTACGCACTCTACAGTCAAAGACTGGGATCTGCATCGGCTCTGGGATACCAGTGA